CAGGAACTAGCGGTCGCTTAGGTGTTGTAGATGCAAGTGAGTGCCCTCCTACTTTTGGTGTATCTCCCGAAACAGTTATTGGGATAATCGCAGGTGGTGATGATGCAATAAGAAATGCTGTAGAATTTGCAGAGGATAGTAGTACTCAAGGTTGGGAAGATCTTAGCTCCCATAATATTTCAGATAACGATGTCGTAATTGGTATTGCTGCATCAGGAACAACACCGTACGTTATTAGTGCTCTAGAGAAATGTAACGCAAGAAACATCACCACCGGGTGCATTACTTGTAATGAAGGAAGTCCACTTGCATTAACAGCTGTATATCCAATAGTTCCAATCGTGGGTCCAGAATTTGTTACGGGAAGCTCACGTATGAAAGCAGGAACAGCTCAGAAGTTAGTTCTCAATATGATATCTACAGCTACAATGATTAAGCTTGGACATATTAAGGGAAATAAAATGGTAGATATGCAACTCAGTAATGAGAAGCTAGTACAACGAGGAACTAATATGATTATGACCTCTCTTGATATACCTGAAAAAGAAGCAAACACTTTATTATTAACCTACGGCAGTGTACGTAAAGCAATACATGAATATCATGCACACAAATAAAGAAAAGCTAGCCAAAGGTGTCAAGCTTATGGGAGGAACTCTTTTATTATTGGTAACAGCACCTATAATTCTTAATTCTTCCTTTAAAAATCAGGATCATCCCATGTTTATTCCTATTCTAGGTATAGGAATTATACTATTTATAGCTGCTATTTATTTTGGATTCAAAGGAATAAAAATGCTAATGAAGGCATTATTTAATGATTAAATAGATTTTAAATACCCTCTCTTTTAGGAACGGGTGTAGATGGATTATATCCGAAACCTTCAATCACAGTTTCTACTCCAAGAGTTTGCAACATATAACTTATAATTGCATAGTGATGTGTTGCATGCGTATTAGCTTGAGCAAGTACACTCTCAAGCGTGTACATAATTGTTTCTTTACCGCTGCCTAGGTTGTCTGTAACATGCAATAAGTAGTCTGTATTCACCCCTATAAATGACACTAATTGCCCTTGGATTTCATATATCTTACTCTTTGCAGCCTCTGGATTTGTTGAAATCACTTCATCCCTCTTACGTGCGGTAAGGTCAATATTATTAGATTGTATACCATTGATGATACAGTCAAAAAAATCTAATGCGTGCCTAATATGAGAACCTATACTACTATAATAGGGACCTACTGTCCCATCAACATAAATATCTTCAGATATTGTATCTATTAGAGTAATAGCATTTCCTAAATTTTTATTGATAACACTAACGATTTCTCTCCGCATACATTCTTTATTATAATATTTTACTGATTTCGATCTATTTATATAACAATACTATCTTATATAAAATTAACTTGAATATAAGAAAAGAGAATTACAAGAGGTCATAAAATGTCATTTAAAGACTTTGTAATTCACAATTAGATAAATTTAATGATAGAAAACTCTACCGTTTCCTTATAGTCTAAGATTATAGAATAAAAGTCGCTAGAACGTGCAGGAACTTTCAGTTAAGTAATTTAATTTTTAGTCATTTAACAATTGAGTCCGCCAGACTACCTAACTAAGGAACAGCGAGTTATACACTTACATTCCCTTGACTTTATGGCATAAAAAAAGCTCCAATACACTAGTTGTATTGGAGCCTTAAAAAGGCGGCGACCTACTCTCCCACGAGTGCAGTACCATCGGCGCTGACGGGCTTAACTTCTCTGTTCGAAATGGGAAGAGGTGAGCCCCGTCGCTATAACCACCTTAGTTTTAGCTTCGGTTATAGACTATAAGTTATAAGCGTTATGCTTATCTCTTAAGGTCTAATGCCTAAAGCGTGCATCTTTGATGCACAAATATCTTAACATAAAAGGAAGTAATTAAAGTAATACTTGAAGTATATGGTAATGGTAATCTTACTTATTTAAACTATTAAAAGAGTTTCCTCCTCCGCTATTGCTAGCGGAGGAAGTGTACATAAGCTTACGGGTTATTAGTACTACTCGGCTATGACATTACTGCCTTTACACCTATAGCCTATCAACGTGGTAGTCTCCCACGACCCTTTAAAGAAATCTCATCTTGTGGTGGGTTTCGCGCTTATATGCTTTCAGCGCTTATCCCTTCCCGACATAGCTACCCAGCAATGCTCCTGGCGGAACAACTGGTACACCAGCGGTCAGTCCAATCCGGTCCTCTCGTACTAGGATCAGATCCACTCAAATTTCTTGCGCCCACTGTAGATAGAGACCGAACTGTCTCACGACGTTCTGAACCCAGCTCGCGTGCCACTTTAATGGGCGAACAGCCCAACCCTTGGGACCTTCTCCAGCCCCAGGATGTGACGAGCCGACATCGAGGTGCCAAACCCCCCCGTCGATATGAGCTCTTGGGGGAGATCAGCCTGTTATCCCCGGCGTACCTTTTATCCTTTGAGCGATGGCCCTTCCATGCGGAACCACCGGATCACTATGCTCTACTTTCGTACCTGATCGACTTGTAGGTCTCTCAGTCAAGCTCCCTTATGCCATTGCACTCTACACACGATTGCCAACCGTATTGAGGGAACCTTTAGAAGCCTCCGTTACTCTTTTGGAGGCGACCACCCCAGTCAAACTACCCACCACGCACTGTTCTTCTAACAGAAGTTAGACTCCGAATAAGTAAAGGGTGGTATTTCAACAATGACTCCACCACGCCTAGCGACGCAGCTTCGATGTCTCCCACCTATCCTACACATTACTTATCCAAAGCCAATACGAAGCTATAGTAAAGGTGCACGGGGTCTTTTCGTCCCACAGCGGGTAACCGGCATCTTCACCGATACTACAATTTCACCGAGCTCATGGCCGAGACAGTGTCCAGATCGTTGCACCATTCGTGCAGGTCGGAACTTACCCGACAAGGAATTTCGCTACCTTAGGACCGTTATAGTTACGGCCGCCGTTTACCGGGGCTTCAATTCAGATCTTCGCCGAAGCTAAACCCTCCTCTTAACCTTCCGGCACCGGGCAGGTGTCAGGCCCTATACATCATCTTTCGATTTAGCAGAGCCCTGTGTTTTTGATAAACAGTCGCCTGGACCTCTTCACTGCGGCCCATCCGAAGATGGGCGACCCTTCTCCCGAAGTTACGGGTCGATTTTGCCTAGTTCCTTAGCCATGAATCTCTCGAGCACCTTAGAATTCTCATCCCAACCACCTGTGTCGGTTTACGGTACAGGCTGCTTCACTTGCTTTTCTTGGAACTCGATTTGCTGGATTATCACCTTGACCGTAGTCTCAGTGTACTATCGGAGAGTTACCTCTTCCTTCAACGCACAATTCCGTCTGTGCGCACCAACTTTTCG
The genomic region above belongs to Dokdonia sp. Dokd-P16 and contains:
- the murQ gene encoding N-acetylmuramic acid 6-phosphate etherase, which encodes MTFTRTTEQDSHYDHLEKMTTTELLSNINQEDKTVPNAVEKIIPHIEKLVDVIVLKLKKGGRLFYMGAGTSGRLGVVDASECPPTFGVSPETVIGIIAGGDDAIRNAVEFAEDSSTQGWEDLSSHNISDNDVVIGIAASGTTPYVISALEKCNARNITTGCITCNEGSPLALTAVYPIVPIVGPEFVTGSSRMKAGTAQKLVLNMISTATMIKLGHIKGNKMVDMQLSNEKLVQRGTNMIMTSLDIPEKEANTLLLTYGSVRKAIHEYHAHK
- a CDS encoding DUF6095 family protein — its product is MHTNKEKLAKGVKLMGGTLLLLVTAPIILNSSFKNQDHPMFIPILGIGIILFIAAIYFGFKGIKMLMKALFND